Proteins co-encoded in one Osmerus mordax isolate fOsmMor3 chromosome 11, fOsmMor3.pri, whole genome shotgun sequence genomic window:
- the smc4 gene encoding structural maintenance of chromosomes protein 4 isoform X1 produces the protein MTSKTSKSSTAKARGKGLQPRDDSEDEFDVPPKERNSNGEEAATSNDPSRGEGSEAVDNRSFEEILGSIPPPPPPAMTNEPGAPRLMITHIVNQNFKSYAGEQILGPFHKRFSCIIGPNGSGKSNVIDSMLFVFGYRAQKIRSKKLSVLIHSSDEHQGVHSCTVEVHFQKITDKEGDDYDVVPDSKFCVSRTANKDNSSAYHINGKKATFKEVGALLRSHGIDLDHNRFLILQGEVEQIAMMKPRGQTEHDEGMLEYLEDIIGSGRLKEPINILSRRLEHLNEQRGEKLNRVKMVEKEKGALEAEKNTAVEFLTLENDIFKQKSHLCQYYVHDFQKKVKVKEEEKQRILEESKDLTERSNQIATETEKKNQDLKNVEKKQNKLTRYMEGQKEKFTQLDLQDVEVREKLKHTKSKTKKLLKQLDKNKDMVEEQRGVLVSSENTISEACARREQLEGRKVEEEEKLGAVMESLKGETSGLQREKQASEKQLMVLSREVNDTRSRMEVAQSEMDIYLSRHNAALTQLSSARTALATTSSTLQERRATVHDLQDKIPLCEKELKKDEAELQRLQREDVGVREEMKGLRQKVEEAKSALSSSRSRGKVLEALMLQKRSGNIQGIYGRLGDLGAIDGKYDVAISSCCGALDHILVDTIDTAQRCVMYLKTHNIGFATFIGLDKMKVWEKKMSPISPPEGAARLFDMVRVQDESTRPAFYFALRDTLVAQDLEEATRLAFQRDKRWRVVTLQGQIIEMAGTMTGGGGGVMKGRMGSSITSEVSQVELGQMESHLQRQVERGRGCQERKLQLEENIHTLTQQLRDMRNTLEKYTLSLPSLAEQEVQLKAQIKELEAKEVAAAPDKKHQTQLQKTLDAFKKEYEAASSRAGKVEAEVQRLHTLILDITSHKLKAQQDRLDQVVRELDACSSTITKAQVAIKTAGRTLMKAEEAVQRGQGEQEEGERLVAELTVQLKTLEEQAGDIMKSCQDAEGALPEVQQQYVSVLEEIKALQQQEHGLQEESLSVRLALQQIDTSCKEYTNKIKHWEKEGSRLRLHVVEGQEQQELAGLSPAELEALRGPDAITKHISLLEARCAQLRPNLGAIAEYKKKEELFLQRVAELDSITSERDRFKHGVEDVRKQRLNEFMAGFNIITNKLKENYQMLTLGGDAELELVDSLDPFSEGIMFSVRPPKKSWKKIFNLSGGEKTLSSLALVFALHHFKPTPLYFMDEIDAALDFKNVSIVACYIYEQTKNAQFIIISLRNNMFEIADRLIGIYKTHNTTKSVGINPKTIVFQQPEVLTA, from the exons ATGACCTCTAAAACGTCTAAAAGCTCTACTGCGAAGGCGCGAGGGAAGGGTTTGCAGCCCCGGGATGACTCAGAAGACGAATTTGATGTACCCCCCAAAGAACGCAACTCGAATGGGGAAGAGGCTGCGACGTCAAATG ATCCGTCTCGCGGGGAGGGATCCGAGGCGGTGGATAATCGAAGTTTTGAGGAGATTCTTGGTAGCATCcctccgcccccgcccccagccATGACCAATGAACCGGGCGCTCCTCGCTTGATGATAACCCACATAGTTAATCAGAACTTCAAATCCTACGCCGGAGAGCAGATTTTGGGGCCTTTCCACAAG CGCTTCTCCTGCATCATCGGTCCTAACGGGAGCGGGAAGTCCAACGTGATCGACTCCATGCTGTTTGTGTTCGGGTACCGAGCTCAGAAGATCCGCTCCAAGAAGCTGTCGGTGCTCATCCACAGTTCTGACGAGCACCAGGGGGTCCACAGCTGCACGGTGGAGGTCCACTTCCAGAAGATCACTGACAAG GAAGGCGACGATTATGACGTCGTCCCCGACAGCAAGTTCTGCGTCTCCAGAACGGCCAACAAGGACAACAGCTCCGCCTACCACATCAACGGGAAGAAGGCCACCTTCAAGGAGGTGGGAGCTCTGCTCAGAAGCCACGGCATCGACCTGGACCACAACAGGTTCCTCATCCTGCAG ggcgaGGTGGAGCAGATCGCCATGATGAAGCCGCGAGGCCAGACAGAGCATGACGAGGGCATGCTGGAGTACCTGGAGGACATCATCGGCTCTGGACGCCTCAAGGAGCCAATCAACATCCTCAGCCGCCGACTGGAGCACCTCaacgagcagagaggagagaag ctGAACAGGGTGAAgatggtggagaaggagaagggcgcCCTGGAAGCAGAGAAGAACACTGCTGTGGAGTTCCTCACCCTGGAGAACGACATCTTCAAGCAGAAGAGCCACCTCTGCCAGTACTACGT CCATGACTTCCAGAAGAAGgtgaaggtgaaggaggaggagaagcagaggattCTGGAGGAGAGCAAGGACCTCACGGAGAGGAGCAACCAGATCGCCACAGAGACGGAGAAGAAGAACCAGGATCTGAAGAACGTGGAGAA GAAGCAGAACAAGCTGACCAGGTACATGGAGGGTCAGAAGGAGAAGTTCACCCAGCTGGACCTGCAGGATGTGGAGGTGCGCGAGAAGCTCAAACACACCAAGAGCAAGACCAAGAAGCTGCTCAAACAGCTGGACAAGAACAAGgacatg gtggaggagcagcGTGGTGTGCTAGTCAGCAGTGAGAACACCATCTCAGAGGCGTGTGCCCGCCGGGAGCAGCTGGAGggcaggaaggtggaggaggaggagaagctgggGGCTGTGATGGAGAGCCTGAAGGGGGAGACGAGCGGCCTGCAGCGGGAGAAGCAGGCCAGTGAGAAGCAGCTGATGGTGCTGAGCAGGGAGGTGAACGACACGCGCTCTCGGATGGAGGTGGCCCAGTCAGAGATGGACATCTACCTGAGCCGCCACAACGCCGCCCTGACGCAGCTCAGCTCGGCCAGGACGGCCCTCGCCACCACCTCCAGcaccctgcaggagagacgTGCCACAGTCCACGACCTGCAGGACAAAATCCCCCTGTGTGAGAAGGAGCTGAagaag GACGAGGCGGAGCTCCAGCGGCTGCAGAGGGAGGATGTGGGTGtcagggaggagatgaaggggctgaggcagaaggtggaggaggccaAGTCTGCCCTGTCCTCAAGCCGCAGCCGGGGCAAGGTGCTGGAGGCTCTCATGCTGCAGAAGAGGAGCGGCAACATCCAGGGCATCTACGGGcgcctg ggtgactTGGGGGCGATTGATGGGAAGTACGATGTGGCCATCTCCTCCTGCTGTGGCGCTCTGGACCACATCCTGGTGGACACCATCGACACGGCCCAGAGGTGCGTCATGTACCTGAAGACACACAACATCGGCTTCGCCACCTTCATCGGCCTGGACAAG ATGAAGGTGTGGGAGAAGAAGAtgtctcccatctccccccctgaGGGCGCGGCCCGCCTGTTCGATATGGTGCGCGTGCAGGACGAGAGCACACGGCCGGCCTTCTATTTCGCCCTGCGGGACACGCTGGTGGcccaggacctggaggaggccaCGCGTCTGGCCTTCCAGAGGGACAAGCGCTGGAGGGTCGTCACCCTGCAGGGACAGATCATAGAGATGgctg GCACCatgacgggaggaggaggaggagtgatgaAGGGCAGGATGggctcctccatcacctctgaGGTGtcccaggtggag CTGGGGCAGATGGAGAGCCACCTGCAGCGTCAGGTGGAGCGTGGGCGGGGCTGCCAGGAGAGGAagctgcagctggaggagaacatccacaccctcacccagcaGCTCCGAGACATGAGGAACACCCTGGAGAAGTACACCCTCAgcctgccg agccTGGCAGAGCAGGAGGTCCAGCTGAAGGCTCAGATTAAGGAGCTGGAGGCCAAGGAGGTGGCAGCTGCTCCAGACAAGAAGCACCAGACGCAGCTGCAGAAGACCCTGGACGCCTTCAAGAAAg aATACGAGGCAGCCTCCAGCAGGGCGGGGAAGGTGGAGGCAGAGGTGCAGCGCCTGCACACCCTGATCCTGGACATCACCAGCCACAAGCTGAAGGCCCAGCAGGACCGTCTGGACCAGGTGGTCAGAGAGCTGGACGcctgctcctccaccatcaccaAGGCCCAGGTGGCCATCAAGACTGCTGGGcg GACCCTGATGAAGGCGGAGGAGGCGGTGCAgcgggggcagggggagcaggaggagggcgagaggcTCGTCGCTGAGCTCACAGTGCAGTTGAAGACTCTGGAGGAACAGGCTGGAGACATCATGAAGTCCTGCCAGGATGCagag ggggcgctACCAGAGGTGCAGCAGCAGTACGTGAGTGTGCTGGAGGAGATCAAGGCCCTTCAGCAGCAGGAGCACGGGCTTCAGGAGGAGAGCCTCAGCGTCAGGCTGGCCCTGCAGCAGATAGACACCTCCTGCAAGGAGTACACCAACAAGATCAAGCACTGGGAGAAGGAG GGGTCCAGGCTGCGCCTCCACGTGGTGGAGGgccaggagcagcaggagctggCTGGGCTGAGCCCTGCGGAGCTGGAGGCCCTCAGGGGCCCTGACGCCATCACCAAGCACATCTCCCTGCTGGAGGCACGCTGCGCCCAGCTCAGACCCAACCTGGGGGCCATCGCAGAGTACAAGAAGAAG gaggagctgTTCCTGCAGCGCGTGGCTGAGCTGGACAGCATCACCTCTGAGAGGGACCGCTTCAAGCACGGTGTGGAGGACGTCCGCAAGCAGAGGCTCAACGAGTTCATGGCCGGCTTCAACATCATCACCAACAAACTGAAGGAGAACTACCAGATGCTGACCCTAGGGGGCGACGCAGAGCTGGAACTGGTGGACAGCCTGGACCCCTTCTCTGAGGGCATCATgttcag tGTGCGTCCTCCTAAGAAGAGCTGGAAGAAGATCTTCAACctgtctggaggagagaagacccTGAGCTCTCTGGCGCTGGTGTTTGCTCTGCACCACTTCAAGCCCACGCCCCTCTACTTCATGGACGAGATCGACGCCGCACTGGACTTCAAGAACGTCTCCATCGTGGCTTGCTACATCTAT GAGCAAACCAAGAACGCCCAGTTCATCATCATCTCCCTAAGGAACAACATGTTTGAGATCGCCGACCGCCTCATCGGCATCTACAAAACTCACAACACCACCAAGAGCGTTGGCATAAACCCCAAAACCATCGTGTTCCAGCAGCCTGAGGTGCTGACTgcctga
- the smc4 gene encoding structural maintenance of chromosomes protein 4 isoform X2 has protein sequence MTNEPGAPRLMITHIVNQNFKSYAGEQILGPFHKRFSCIIGPNGSGKSNVIDSMLFVFGYRAQKIRSKKLSVLIHSSDEHQGVHSCTVEVHFQKITDKEGDDYDVVPDSKFCVSRTANKDNSSAYHINGKKATFKEVGALLRSHGIDLDHNRFLILQGEVEQIAMMKPRGQTEHDEGMLEYLEDIIGSGRLKEPINILSRRLEHLNEQRGEKLNRVKMVEKEKGALEAEKNTAVEFLTLENDIFKQKSHLCQYYVHDFQKKVKVKEEEKQRILEESKDLTERSNQIATETEKKNQDLKNVEKKQNKLTRYMEGQKEKFTQLDLQDVEVREKLKHTKSKTKKLLKQLDKNKDMVEEQRGVLVSSENTISEACARREQLEGRKVEEEEKLGAVMESLKGETSGLQREKQASEKQLMVLSREVNDTRSRMEVAQSEMDIYLSRHNAALTQLSSARTALATTSSTLQERRATVHDLQDKIPLCEKELKKDEAELQRLQREDVGVREEMKGLRQKVEEAKSALSSSRSRGKVLEALMLQKRSGNIQGIYGRLGDLGAIDGKYDVAISSCCGALDHILVDTIDTAQRCVMYLKTHNIGFATFIGLDKMKVWEKKMSPISPPEGAARLFDMVRVQDESTRPAFYFALRDTLVAQDLEEATRLAFQRDKRWRVVTLQGQIIEMAGTMTGGGGGVMKGRMGSSITSEVSQVELGQMESHLQRQVERGRGCQERKLQLEENIHTLTQQLRDMRNTLEKYTLSLPSLAEQEVQLKAQIKELEAKEVAAAPDKKHQTQLQKTLDAFKKEYEAASSRAGKVEAEVQRLHTLILDITSHKLKAQQDRLDQVVRELDACSSTITKAQVAIKTAGRTLMKAEEAVQRGQGEQEEGERLVAELTVQLKTLEEQAGDIMKSCQDAEGALPEVQQQYVSVLEEIKALQQQEHGLQEESLSVRLALQQIDTSCKEYTNKIKHWEKEGSRLRLHVVEGQEQQELAGLSPAELEALRGPDAITKHISLLEARCAQLRPNLGAIAEYKKKEELFLQRVAELDSITSERDRFKHGVEDVRKQRLNEFMAGFNIITNKLKENYQMLTLGGDAELELVDSLDPFSEGIMFSVRPPKKSWKKIFNLSGGEKTLSSLALVFALHHFKPTPLYFMDEIDAALDFKNVSIVACYIYEQTKNAQFIIISLRNNMFEIADRLIGIYKTHNTTKSVGINPKTIVFQQPEVLTA, from the exons ATGACCAATGAACCGGGCGCTCCTCGCTTGATGATAACCCACATAGTTAATCAGAACTTCAAATCCTACGCCGGAGAGCAGATTTTGGGGCCTTTCCACAAG CGCTTCTCCTGCATCATCGGTCCTAACGGGAGCGGGAAGTCCAACGTGATCGACTCCATGCTGTTTGTGTTCGGGTACCGAGCTCAGAAGATCCGCTCCAAGAAGCTGTCGGTGCTCATCCACAGTTCTGACGAGCACCAGGGGGTCCACAGCTGCACGGTGGAGGTCCACTTCCAGAAGATCACTGACAAG GAAGGCGACGATTATGACGTCGTCCCCGACAGCAAGTTCTGCGTCTCCAGAACGGCCAACAAGGACAACAGCTCCGCCTACCACATCAACGGGAAGAAGGCCACCTTCAAGGAGGTGGGAGCTCTGCTCAGAAGCCACGGCATCGACCTGGACCACAACAGGTTCCTCATCCTGCAG ggcgaGGTGGAGCAGATCGCCATGATGAAGCCGCGAGGCCAGACAGAGCATGACGAGGGCATGCTGGAGTACCTGGAGGACATCATCGGCTCTGGACGCCTCAAGGAGCCAATCAACATCCTCAGCCGCCGACTGGAGCACCTCaacgagcagagaggagagaag ctGAACAGGGTGAAgatggtggagaaggagaagggcgcCCTGGAAGCAGAGAAGAACACTGCTGTGGAGTTCCTCACCCTGGAGAACGACATCTTCAAGCAGAAGAGCCACCTCTGCCAGTACTACGT CCATGACTTCCAGAAGAAGgtgaaggtgaaggaggaggagaagcagaggattCTGGAGGAGAGCAAGGACCTCACGGAGAGGAGCAACCAGATCGCCACAGAGACGGAGAAGAAGAACCAGGATCTGAAGAACGTGGAGAA GAAGCAGAACAAGCTGACCAGGTACATGGAGGGTCAGAAGGAGAAGTTCACCCAGCTGGACCTGCAGGATGTGGAGGTGCGCGAGAAGCTCAAACACACCAAGAGCAAGACCAAGAAGCTGCTCAAACAGCTGGACAAGAACAAGgacatg gtggaggagcagcGTGGTGTGCTAGTCAGCAGTGAGAACACCATCTCAGAGGCGTGTGCCCGCCGGGAGCAGCTGGAGggcaggaaggtggaggaggaggagaagctgggGGCTGTGATGGAGAGCCTGAAGGGGGAGACGAGCGGCCTGCAGCGGGAGAAGCAGGCCAGTGAGAAGCAGCTGATGGTGCTGAGCAGGGAGGTGAACGACACGCGCTCTCGGATGGAGGTGGCCCAGTCAGAGATGGACATCTACCTGAGCCGCCACAACGCCGCCCTGACGCAGCTCAGCTCGGCCAGGACGGCCCTCGCCACCACCTCCAGcaccctgcaggagagacgTGCCACAGTCCACGACCTGCAGGACAAAATCCCCCTGTGTGAGAAGGAGCTGAagaag GACGAGGCGGAGCTCCAGCGGCTGCAGAGGGAGGATGTGGGTGtcagggaggagatgaaggggctgaggcagaaggtggaggaggccaAGTCTGCCCTGTCCTCAAGCCGCAGCCGGGGCAAGGTGCTGGAGGCTCTCATGCTGCAGAAGAGGAGCGGCAACATCCAGGGCATCTACGGGcgcctg ggtgactTGGGGGCGATTGATGGGAAGTACGATGTGGCCATCTCCTCCTGCTGTGGCGCTCTGGACCACATCCTGGTGGACACCATCGACACGGCCCAGAGGTGCGTCATGTACCTGAAGACACACAACATCGGCTTCGCCACCTTCATCGGCCTGGACAAG ATGAAGGTGTGGGAGAAGAAGAtgtctcccatctccccccctgaGGGCGCGGCCCGCCTGTTCGATATGGTGCGCGTGCAGGACGAGAGCACACGGCCGGCCTTCTATTTCGCCCTGCGGGACACGCTGGTGGcccaggacctggaggaggccaCGCGTCTGGCCTTCCAGAGGGACAAGCGCTGGAGGGTCGTCACCCTGCAGGGACAGATCATAGAGATGgctg GCACCatgacgggaggaggaggaggagtgatgaAGGGCAGGATGggctcctccatcacctctgaGGTGtcccaggtggag CTGGGGCAGATGGAGAGCCACCTGCAGCGTCAGGTGGAGCGTGGGCGGGGCTGCCAGGAGAGGAagctgcagctggaggagaacatccacaccctcacccagcaGCTCCGAGACATGAGGAACACCCTGGAGAAGTACACCCTCAgcctgccg agccTGGCAGAGCAGGAGGTCCAGCTGAAGGCTCAGATTAAGGAGCTGGAGGCCAAGGAGGTGGCAGCTGCTCCAGACAAGAAGCACCAGACGCAGCTGCAGAAGACCCTGGACGCCTTCAAGAAAg aATACGAGGCAGCCTCCAGCAGGGCGGGGAAGGTGGAGGCAGAGGTGCAGCGCCTGCACACCCTGATCCTGGACATCACCAGCCACAAGCTGAAGGCCCAGCAGGACCGTCTGGACCAGGTGGTCAGAGAGCTGGACGcctgctcctccaccatcaccaAGGCCCAGGTGGCCATCAAGACTGCTGGGcg GACCCTGATGAAGGCGGAGGAGGCGGTGCAgcgggggcagggggagcaggaggagggcgagaggcTCGTCGCTGAGCTCACAGTGCAGTTGAAGACTCTGGAGGAACAGGCTGGAGACATCATGAAGTCCTGCCAGGATGCagag ggggcgctACCAGAGGTGCAGCAGCAGTACGTGAGTGTGCTGGAGGAGATCAAGGCCCTTCAGCAGCAGGAGCACGGGCTTCAGGAGGAGAGCCTCAGCGTCAGGCTGGCCCTGCAGCAGATAGACACCTCCTGCAAGGAGTACACCAACAAGATCAAGCACTGGGAGAAGGAG GGGTCCAGGCTGCGCCTCCACGTGGTGGAGGgccaggagcagcaggagctggCTGGGCTGAGCCCTGCGGAGCTGGAGGCCCTCAGGGGCCCTGACGCCATCACCAAGCACATCTCCCTGCTGGAGGCACGCTGCGCCCAGCTCAGACCCAACCTGGGGGCCATCGCAGAGTACAAGAAGAAG gaggagctgTTCCTGCAGCGCGTGGCTGAGCTGGACAGCATCACCTCTGAGAGGGACCGCTTCAAGCACGGTGTGGAGGACGTCCGCAAGCAGAGGCTCAACGAGTTCATGGCCGGCTTCAACATCATCACCAACAAACTGAAGGAGAACTACCAGATGCTGACCCTAGGGGGCGACGCAGAGCTGGAACTGGTGGACAGCCTGGACCCCTTCTCTGAGGGCATCATgttcag tGTGCGTCCTCCTAAGAAGAGCTGGAAGAAGATCTTCAACctgtctggaggagagaagacccTGAGCTCTCTGGCGCTGGTGTTTGCTCTGCACCACTTCAAGCCCACGCCCCTCTACTTCATGGACGAGATCGACGCCGCACTGGACTTCAAGAACGTCTCCATCGTGGCTTGCTACATCTAT GAGCAAACCAAGAACGCCCAGTTCATCATCATCTCCCTAAGGAACAACATGTTTGAGATCGCCGACCGCCTCATCGGCATCTACAAAACTCACAACACCACCAAGAGCGTTGGCATAAACCCCAAAACCATCGTGTTCCAGCAGCCTGAGGTGCTGACTgcctga
- the trim59 gene encoding tripartite motif-containing protein 59 yields MDSLEEDLSCSVCYGLFSDPRVLPCSHTFCRSCLDNVLQLSSNISIWRPLRLPLKCPNCRSVVELPPSGVDALPANVSLRAIIEKFQKDHHQPRAPCCADHPGQPLNVYCVQDRRLVCGLCLTVGKHQGHAIDDLQAAFIRERQAPAGLLARLADQRWAQVCELGDQLQKEKQDCEAMVRQDGQVVEQFFQGLELILAQKREAFLGALDSASLEISLTFDPLIHRLKEMQEEHLDLVSQGSRLQQEESPLPFLQKVHDFRERVEALLISPLPSATPLSIAPRAADFLPQHWATVTVGDLEGGPVPQVSCCTPPEAPEPGSEAEASCPSQGRVCEIRERLQPRLAPLVLLVLLLLLGAVWGDLGALASSLLSLLNHTAQRLGWGLGGWGWGLGEVVGRWGEALSTLGKNSYQQLTSFYKNLT; encoded by the exons ATGGACAGTCTAGAGGAGGACCTGTCCTGCTCTGTGTGCTACGGGCTGTTTTCTGACCCGCGCGTCCTGCCCTGTTCACACACCTTCTGCAGATCCTGCCTGGACAAcgtcctccagctctcctccaacaTCTCCATCTGGCGCCCGCTGCGCCTGCCGCTCAAGTGCCCCAACTGCCGAAGCGTGGTGGAGCTTCCGCCCAGCGGCGTGGACGCCCTGCCCGCCAACGTGTCTCTGCGCGCCATCATAGAGAAG tTCCAGAAGGACCACCACCAGCCCAGGGCTCCCTGCTGTGCGGACCACCCCGGCCAGCCCCTGAACGTGTACTGTGTGCAGGACCGGAGGctggtgtgtgggctgtgtctgACCGTGGGGAAGCACCAGGGCCATGCCATCGATGACCTGCAGGCTGCCTTCATCCGGGAGAGACAAGCCCCGGCCGGCCTGCTGGCCAGGCTGGCTGACCAGCGCTGGGCACAG gtgtgtgAGCTGGGGGACCAGCTGCAGAAGGAGAAGCAGGACTGTGAGGCCATGGTGAGGCAGGATGGCCAGGTAGTGGAGCAGTTCTTCCAGGGGCTGGAACTCATCCTGGCCCAGAAGAGAGAGGCCTTCCTGGGAGCCCTGGACAGCGCCAGCCTGGAGATCtccttgaccttcgaccccctcatccacaggcTGAAGGAGATGCAG gaggagCATCTGGACCTGGTGTCTCAGGGCTCCAGGCTGCAGCAGGAGGAGTCGCCCCTGCCCTTTCTGCAGAAGGTGCACGACTTCAGGGAGAGGGTCGAGGCCCTGCtcatctcccccctgccctccgccacccccctctccatcgcCCCCCGCGCTGCAGACTTCCTGCCCCAGCACTGGGCGACTGTGACGGTGGGAGATCTAGAGGGGGGGCCGGTTCCCCAGGTGTCCTGCTGCACCCCCCCCGAGGCCCCGGAGCCTGGCTCGGAGGCGGAGGCCAGCTGTCCCTCCCAGGGTCGGGTGTGTGAGATCAGGGAGCGTCTCCAGCCTCGTCTGGCCCCCCTGGTCCTGCtggtcctgctgctgctgctgggggccGTGTGGGGGGACCTGGGGGCTctggcctcctccctgctctccctgctgAACCACACGGCCcagaggctgggctgggggctgggaggctggggctgggggctgggtgaggtggtggggaggtggggtgaggCCCTCTCCACCCTGGGGAAGAACAGCTACCAGCAACTCACTTCCTTTTACAAGAACCTCACCTGA